From a single Tursiops truncatus isolate mTurTru1 chromosome 20, mTurTru1.mat.Y, whole genome shotgun sequence genomic region:
- the ZBTB4 gene encoding zinc finger and BTB domain-containing protein 4: MPPPAEVTDPSHAPAVLRQLNEQRLRGLFCDVTLIAGDTKFPAHRSVLAASSPFFREALLASAPLPLPPITGGSAPNPASTTASSSSSSSSSSPPPPSPPASSPPRVLELPGVPAAAFSDVLNFIYSARLALPGGGGDGAAVAEIGALGRRLGISRLQGLGEGGDAWAPPAPAPMATSQPEEDNFGPGPRPAGEWEGDRAEAQAPDSQPPLPRRPLPCPRCGKSFIHPKRLQTHEAQCRRGASTRGSAGLGAGGSGPSGPSGVDASALPPPVGFRGGPEHVVKVVGGHVLYVCAACERSYVTLSSLKRHSNVHSWRRKYPCRYCEKVFALAEYRTKHEVWHTGERRYQCIFCWETFVTYYNLKTHQRAFHGISPGLLASEKTPNGGYKPKLNTLKLYRLLPMRAAKRPYKTYSQGAPEAPLSPSLNTPAPAAMPASPPPGPPPAPEPGPPPSVITFAHPAPSVIVHGGSTSGGAGSGPASTGGAQAASVITYTAPPRPPKKREYPPPPPVPAAAPASPAPAGSPATATEEAKGRNPRATRTLTYTAKPAGGLGGGGGPPAGPVRGPSQLQAPPPLCQITVRIGEEAIVKRRISETDLRPGELSGEEMEESEEEDEEEDEEEDEEDEEDEEESKAGGEDQLWRPYYSYKPKRKAGAAGPGSSGGGGMPRGRRPPRWRQKLERRSWEETPAAEGPAGRARGERRHRCGDCAQTFATLRKLRKHQEAHGGGSHNSRAGRKPSTRFACPHCAKVCKTAAALSRHGQRHAAERPGGTPTPVIAYSKGCVGTRAGDVKEEAPQEMQVSSSSGEAGGGSAAAEEASKTASLQDPVISGGEEPSVVAGGGTYAYPPVQEFPLALIGSGRESGSGRGKAGSEGPVGAGRGDRMEGMGAAKVTFYPEPYPLVYGPQLLAAYPYNFSNLAALPVALNMVLPDEKGGGALPFLPGVFGYAVNPQAAPPTPPTPPPPTLPPPVPPKGEGERAGVERTQKGDVG, encoded by the exons ATGCCCCCCCCAGCAGAGGTGACAGACCCGTCCCATGCCCCCGCCGTCCTGCGCCAGCTCAATGAGCAGCGGCTCCGTGGCCTCTTCTGTGACGTCACCCTCATAGCCGGAGACACCAAgttccctgctcaccgcagcgtCCTGGCTGCTTCTAGTCCCTTCTTCAGAGAGGCCCTGCTCGCTTCAGCCCCACTGCCCCTCCCACCAATTACTGGGGGCTCTGCCCCCAACCCTGCCTCCACCAcagcttcttcctcctcctcctcttcctcctcctctccccctccaccctcacctcccgCTTCATCCCCACCCCGGGTCCTGGAGCTGCCAGGTGTCCCAGCAGCTGCCTTCTCTGATGTCCTCAATTTCATCTACAGTGCCCGGCTGGCACTACCTGGTGGTGGAGGGGACGGGGCAGCCGTGGCAGAGATCGGCGCTCTGGGGCGGCGTCTGGGCATCTCCCgcctgcagggcctgggggagggaggtgatgcCTGGgcacctcctgccccagcccccatgGCCACCTCGCAGCCTGAAGAAGACAACTTCGGGCCTGGGCCTAGGCCAGCCGGGGAGTGGGAGGGTGACAGGGCTGAGGCCCAGGCCCCTGACTCACAGCCTCCCCTGCCCCGgcggcccctcccctgcccccgatGTGGGAAAAGCTTCATCCATCCCAAGCGGCTGCAGACCCATGAGGCACAGTGTCGTAGGGGGGCCAGCACTCGGGGGTCTGCAGGGCTGGGAGCCGGGGGCTCTGGCCCCAGTGGCCCTTCAGGAGTGGACgcctcagccctgcccccaccagTGGGCTTCCGAGGTGGTCCCGAGCACGTGGTGAAGGTGGTGGGCGGCCACGTGCTGTACGTGTGCGCGGCCTGTGAGCGTTCCTACGTGACCCTGTCCAGCCTGAAGCGGCACAGCAATGTACACTCGTGGCGGAGGAAGTACCCCTGCCGCTACTGTGAGAAGGTGTTCGCCCTGGCTGAGTACCGTACCAAGCACGAGGTGTGGCACACCGGGGAACGCAG GTACCAGTGCATCTTCTGCTGGGAGACCTTTGTCACCTACTATAACCTGAAGACCCACCAGCGAGCCTTCCATGGCATTAGCCCGGGCCTCCTAGCCAGTGAGAAGACGCCCAATGGAGGCTATAAGCCCAAGCTCAATACCCTCAAGCTGTACCGCCTGCTCCCCATGCGGGCGGCCAAGCGGCCCTACAAGACCTACAGCCAGGGAGCCCCCGAGGCCCCCCTTTCTCCGAGCCTCAACACTCCGGCCCCTGCGGCAATGCCGGCCAGCCCACCACCCggacccccacctgccccagagcCTGGCCCCCCACCGTCTGTCATCACTTTTGCGCACCCAGCTCCCTCTGTCATTGTACACGGGGGTAGCACCAGTGGTGGAGCAGGGAGTGGGCCGGCCAGCACAGGGGGGGCCCAAGCTGCCTCAGTCATCACTTACACTGCTCCGCCACGGCCCCCCAAAAAACGTGAGTACCCACCTCCTCCCCCTGTGCCTGCAGCTGCCccagccagcccagccccagccgGCAGCCCAGCCACAGCCACGGAGGAGGCCAAGGGCCGGAACCCACGGGCCACAAGGACTCTGACCTACACGGCCAAGCCAGCTGGTGGgcttggcgggggcgggggtcccCCTGCAGGGCCTGTCCGGGGTCCCTCTCAGCTGCAGGCTCCACCTCCACTGTGTCAGATCACTGTACGAATCGGTGAGGAGGCTATTGTCAAGCGCCGCATCTCAGAAACTGACCTGCGTCCCGGGGAGCTGAGCggagaggagatggaggagagcgaggaggaggatgaagaggaggacgaggaggaggacgaggaggatgaggaggacgaggaggagtcGAAGGCTGGCGGGGAGGACCAGCTCTGGAGGCCCTACTACTCGTACAAGCCCAAACGCAAGGCTGGAGCCGCAGGCCCGGGCAGCAGCGGGGGCGGCGGGATGCCCAGAGGCCGCCGGCCGCCTCGCTGGAGACAGAAGCTGGAAcggaggagctgggaggagacCCCGGCGGCCGAGGGCCCCGCAGGGCGTGCCCGTGGCGAGCGGAGGCACCGCTGCGGGGACTGTGCCCAGACATTTGCCACCCTGAGGAAGCTGCGCAAGCACCAGGAGGCCCACGGCGGGGGCTCCCACAACTCTCGGGCTGGACGGAAGCCTTCCACCCGCTTCGCCTGCCCTCACTGCGCCAAGGTGTGCAAGACGGCAGCCGCCCTGAGCCGCCACGGGCAGAGGCATGCTGCCGAGCGGCCCGGGGGTACCCCCACGCCTGTCATTGCCTACTCCAAGGGCTGCGTTGGCACCCGAGCCGGGGACGTCAAGGAGGAGGCTCCCCAAGAGATGCAAGTCTCCTCATCCAGCGGGGAGGCGGGTGGCGGGAGCGCTGCTGCTGAGGAAGCTTCCAAAACCGCCTCGCTCCAGGACCCTGTCATCTCAGGGGGGGAGGAGCCCTCAGTGGTGGCAGGAGGGGGTACCTATGCATACCCACCTGTGCAGGAATTTCCACTGGCTCTGATCGGGAGCGGCCGGGAATCTGGCAGTGGCAGGGGAAAAGCTGGGAGTGAGGGGCCAGtgggggctgggcggggggaCCGGATGGAGGGGATGGGGGCTGCCAAAGTCACCTTCTACCCTGAGCCCTACCCACTCGTCTATGGGCCCCAGCTTCTTGCCGCCTACCCTTACAACTTCAGCAACTTGGCCGCTCTCCCAGTTGCTCTTAACATGGTCCTACCTGATGAGAAGGGTGGGGGGGCCCTTCCCTTCCTACCAGGGGTCTTTGGCTACGCAGTCAACCCTCAAGCAGCACCCCCTACCCCTCCAACTCCACCGCCCCCAACTCTCCCTCCACCAGTCCCCCCtaagggagaaggggaaagggcaggggttGAAAGAACCCAGAAGGGAGATGTGGGGTGA
- the CHRNB1 gene encoding acetylcholine receptor subunit beta isoform X1 yields the protein MTPGALLLLLLLGALGAPFAPGARGSEAEGRLREKLFSGYDSSVRPAREVGDRVGVSIGLSLAQLISLNEKDEEMSTKVYLDLEWTDYRLSWDPEEHEGIDSLRITAESVWLPDVVLLNNNDGNFDVALDISVVVSSDGSVRWQPPGIYRSSCSIQVTYFPFDWQNCTMVFSSYSYDSSEVSLQTGLGPDGQERQEVHIHEGTFIENGQWEIIHKPSRLIQPPVDPRGGGERRREAVTFYLIIRRKPLFYLVNVIAPCILITLLAIFVFYLPPDAGEKMGLSIFALLTLTVFLLLLADKVPETSLSVPIIIKYLMFTMVLVTFSVILSVVVLNLHHRSPHTHQMPLWVRQIFIHKLPPYLGLKRPKPERDQIPEPPPIPLRDSPGSGWGRGTDEYFIRKPPNDFLFPKPNRFQPELSAPDLRRFTDGPNRAVGLPPELREVVSSISYIAQQLQEQEAHDALKEDWQFVAMVVDRLFLWTFIIFTSVGTLVIFLDATYHLPPPDPFP from the exons ATGACCCCAGgggcgctgctgctgctgctgctgctgggggcgTTGGGGGCGCCATTCGCCCCGG gcgCCCGCGGCTCGGAGGCGGAGGGCCGACTCCGCGAGAAACTTTTCTCGGGCTATGATAGCTCGGTGAGGCCGGCGCGGGAGGTGGGAGACCGCGTCGGGGTCAGCATTGGTCTCAGCCTAGCGCAATTAATCAGCCTG AACGAGAAGGATGAGGAGATGAGCACAAAGGTCTACTTAGACCTG GAGTGGACTGACTACAGGCTGAGCTGGGACCCTGAGGAGCACGAGGGCATCGATTCACTTCGCATCACTGCCGAATCCGTATGGCTACCAGACGTGGTGCTCCTAAACAA CAACGACGGAAATTTTGATGTTGCTCTGGACATCAGCGTCGTGGTGTCCTCCGACGGCTCCGTGCGCTGGCAGCCCCCGGGCATCTATCGCAGCAGCTGCAGCATCCAG GTCACCTACTTCCCCTTTGACTGGCAGAACTGCACCATGGTGTTCAGTTCCTATAGCTATGACAGCTCAGAAGTCAGTCTGCAGACCGGCTTGGGTCCCGATGGGCAGGAGCGGCAGGAAGTGCACATTCATGAAGGCACCTTTATTG AGAATGGTCAATGGGAGATTATTCACAAGCCTTCTCGGCTAATCCAGCCTCCAGTGGATCCTAGGGGAGGCGGGGAAAGACGGCGTGAAGCAGTCACCTTCTACCTCATCATTCGCCGGAAGCCTCTCTTTTACCTGGTCAACGTCATTGCCCCATGCATCCTCATCACTCTTCTGGCCATCTTCGTCTTCtacctgccaccagatgcag GAGAGAAGATGGGGCTCTCGATCTTTGCCCTGCTGACCCTTACTgtgttcctgctgctgctggcagACAAAGTGCCTGAGACCTCCCTGTCTGTCCCCATCATTATCAAATACCTCATGTTTACCATGGTCCTCGTCACCTTCTCAGTCATCCTTAGCGTCGTAGTCCTCAACCTGCACCATCGCTCACCCCACACCCACCAAATGCCCCTTTGGGTCCGTCAG ATCTTTATCCACAAACTCCCTCCGTATCTGGGTCTGAAGAGACCCAAACCTGAGAGAGACCAGATACCGGAGCCACCTCCTATACCTCTCAGGGATTCTCCAGGAAGTGGCTGGGGTCGGGGAACAGATGAATATTTCATCCGCAAGCCACCAAATGATTTTCTCTTCCCCAAACCCAACAG GTTCCAGCCTGAACTGTCTGCCCCAGACCTGCGGCGATTTACCGATGGTCCAAACCGGGCTGTGGGCCTGCCTCCCGAGCTACGGGAGGTCGTTTCCTCAATCAGCTACATCGCTCAACAGCTGCAGGAACAGGAGGCCCACGACGCG CTGAAGGAGGACTGGCAGTTTGTGGCCATGGTGGTGGACCGCCTCTTCCTGTGGACCTTCATCATCTTCACGAGCGTCGGGACCCTCGTCATCTTTCTGGACGCCACGTACCACTTGCCCCCTCCCGACCCCTTTCCTTGA
- the CHRNB1 gene encoding acetylcholine receptor subunit beta isoform X2 — protein sequence MTPGALLLLLLLGALGAPFAPGARGSEAEGRLREKLFSGYDSSVRPAREVGDRVGVSIGLSLAQLISLNEKDEEMSTKVYLDLEWTDYRLSWDPEEHEGIDSLRITAESVWLPDVVLLNNNDGNFDVALDISVVVSSDGSVRWQPPGIYRSSCSIQVTYFPFDWQNCTMVFSSYSYDSSEVSLQTGLGPDGQERQEVHIHEGTFIGEKMGLSIFALLTLTVFLLLLADKVPETSLSVPIIIKYLMFTMVLVTFSVILSVVVLNLHHRSPHTHQMPLWVRQIFIHKLPPYLGLKRPKPERDQIPEPPPIPLRDSPGSGWGRGTDEYFIRKPPNDFLFPKPNRFQPELSAPDLRRFTDGPNRAVGLPPELREVVSSISYIAQQLQEQEAHDALKEDWQFVAMVVDRLFLWTFIIFTSVGTLVIFLDATYHLPPPDPFP from the exons ATGACCCCAGgggcgctgctgctgctgctgctgctgggggcgTTGGGGGCGCCATTCGCCCCGG gcgCCCGCGGCTCGGAGGCGGAGGGCCGACTCCGCGAGAAACTTTTCTCGGGCTATGATAGCTCGGTGAGGCCGGCGCGGGAGGTGGGAGACCGCGTCGGGGTCAGCATTGGTCTCAGCCTAGCGCAATTAATCAGCCTG AACGAGAAGGATGAGGAGATGAGCACAAAGGTCTACTTAGACCTG GAGTGGACTGACTACAGGCTGAGCTGGGACCCTGAGGAGCACGAGGGCATCGATTCACTTCGCATCACTGCCGAATCCGTATGGCTACCAGACGTGGTGCTCCTAAACAA CAACGACGGAAATTTTGATGTTGCTCTGGACATCAGCGTCGTGGTGTCCTCCGACGGCTCCGTGCGCTGGCAGCCCCCGGGCATCTATCGCAGCAGCTGCAGCATCCAG GTCACCTACTTCCCCTTTGACTGGCAGAACTGCACCATGGTGTTCAGTTCCTATAGCTATGACAGCTCAGAAGTCAGTCTGCAGACCGGCTTGGGTCCCGATGGGCAGGAGCGGCAGGAAGTGCACATTCATGAAGGCACCTTTATTG GAGAGAAGATGGGGCTCTCGATCTTTGCCCTGCTGACCCTTACTgtgttcctgctgctgctggcagACAAAGTGCCTGAGACCTCCCTGTCTGTCCCCATCATTATCAAATACCTCATGTTTACCATGGTCCTCGTCACCTTCTCAGTCATCCTTAGCGTCGTAGTCCTCAACCTGCACCATCGCTCACCCCACACCCACCAAATGCCCCTTTGGGTCCGTCAG ATCTTTATCCACAAACTCCCTCCGTATCTGGGTCTGAAGAGACCCAAACCTGAGAGAGACCAGATACCGGAGCCACCTCCTATACCTCTCAGGGATTCTCCAGGAAGTGGCTGGGGTCGGGGAACAGATGAATATTTCATCCGCAAGCCACCAAATGATTTTCTCTTCCCCAAACCCAACAG GTTCCAGCCTGAACTGTCTGCCCCAGACCTGCGGCGATTTACCGATGGTCCAAACCGGGCTGTGGGCCTGCCTCCCGAGCTACGGGAGGTCGTTTCCTCAATCAGCTACATCGCTCAACAGCTGCAGGAACAGGAGGCCCACGACGCG CTGAAGGAGGACTGGCAGTTTGTGGCCATGGTGGTGGACCGCCTCTTCCTGTGGACCTTCATCATCTTCACGAGCGTCGGGACCCTCGTCATCTTTCTGGACGCCACGTACCACTTGCCCCCTCCCGACCCCTTTCCTTGA
- the CHRNB1 gene encoding acetylcholine receptor subunit beta isoform X3, translated as MSTKVYLDLEWTDYRLSWDPEEHEGIDSLRITAESVWLPDVVLLNNNDGNFDVALDISVVVSSDGSVRWQPPGIYRSSCSIQVTYFPFDWQNCTMVFSSYSYDSSEVSLQTGLGPDGQERQEVHIHEGTFIENGQWEIIHKPSRLIQPPVDPRGGGERRREAVTFYLIIRRKPLFYLVNVIAPCILITLLAIFVFYLPPDAGEKMGLSIFALLTLTVFLLLLADKVPETSLSVPIIIKYLMFTMVLVTFSVILSVVVLNLHHRSPHTHQMPLWVRQIFIHKLPPYLGLKRPKPERDQIPEPPPIPLRDSPGSGWGRGTDEYFIRKPPNDFLFPKPNRFQPELSAPDLRRFTDGPNRAVGLPPELREVVSSISYIAQQLQEQEAHDALKEDWQFVAMVVDRLFLWTFIIFTSVGTLVIFLDATYHLPPPDPFP; from the exons ATGAGCACAAAGGTCTACTTAGACCTG GAGTGGACTGACTACAGGCTGAGCTGGGACCCTGAGGAGCACGAGGGCATCGATTCACTTCGCATCACTGCCGAATCCGTATGGCTACCAGACGTGGTGCTCCTAAACAA CAACGACGGAAATTTTGATGTTGCTCTGGACATCAGCGTCGTGGTGTCCTCCGACGGCTCCGTGCGCTGGCAGCCCCCGGGCATCTATCGCAGCAGCTGCAGCATCCAG GTCACCTACTTCCCCTTTGACTGGCAGAACTGCACCATGGTGTTCAGTTCCTATAGCTATGACAGCTCAGAAGTCAGTCTGCAGACCGGCTTGGGTCCCGATGGGCAGGAGCGGCAGGAAGTGCACATTCATGAAGGCACCTTTATTG AGAATGGTCAATGGGAGATTATTCACAAGCCTTCTCGGCTAATCCAGCCTCCAGTGGATCCTAGGGGAGGCGGGGAAAGACGGCGTGAAGCAGTCACCTTCTACCTCATCATTCGCCGGAAGCCTCTCTTTTACCTGGTCAACGTCATTGCCCCATGCATCCTCATCACTCTTCTGGCCATCTTCGTCTTCtacctgccaccagatgcag GAGAGAAGATGGGGCTCTCGATCTTTGCCCTGCTGACCCTTACTgtgttcctgctgctgctggcagACAAAGTGCCTGAGACCTCCCTGTCTGTCCCCATCATTATCAAATACCTCATGTTTACCATGGTCCTCGTCACCTTCTCAGTCATCCTTAGCGTCGTAGTCCTCAACCTGCACCATCGCTCACCCCACACCCACCAAATGCCCCTTTGGGTCCGTCAG ATCTTTATCCACAAACTCCCTCCGTATCTGGGTCTGAAGAGACCCAAACCTGAGAGAGACCAGATACCGGAGCCACCTCCTATACCTCTCAGGGATTCTCCAGGAAGTGGCTGGGGTCGGGGAACAGATGAATATTTCATCCGCAAGCCACCAAATGATTTTCTCTTCCCCAAACCCAACAG GTTCCAGCCTGAACTGTCTGCCCCAGACCTGCGGCGATTTACCGATGGTCCAAACCGGGCTGTGGGCCTGCCTCCCGAGCTACGGGAGGTCGTTTCCTCAATCAGCTACATCGCTCAACAGCTGCAGGAACAGGAGGCCCACGACGCG CTGAAGGAGGACTGGCAGTTTGTGGCCATGGTGGTGGACCGCCTCTTCCTGTGGACCTTCATCATCTTCACGAGCGTCGGGACCCTCGTCATCTTTCTGGACGCCACGTACCACTTGCCCCCTCCCGACCCCTTTCCTTGA
- the CHRNB1 gene encoding acetylcholine receptor subunit beta isoform X4 — MTPGALLLLLLLGALGAPFAPGARGSEAEGRLREKLFSGYDSSVRPAREVGDRVGVSIGLSLAQLISLNEKDEEMSTKVYLDLEWTDYRLSWDPEEHEGIDSLRITAESVWLPDVVLLNNNDGNFDVALDISVVVSSDGSVRWQPPGIYRSSCSIQVTYFPFDWQNCTMVFSSYSYDSSEVSLQTGLGPDGQERQEVHIHEGTFIENGQWEIIHKPSRLIQPPVDPRGGGERRREAVTFYLIIRRKPLFYLVNVIAPCILITLLAIFVFYLPPDAGSIYSPSPTWKGEGELHFPGDCAEAGVLSSRRMSWFQPELSAPDLRRFTDGPNRAVGLPPELREVVSSISYIAQQLQEQEAHDALKEDWQFVAMVVDRLFLWTFIIFTSVGTLVIFLDATYHLPPPDPFP, encoded by the exons ATGACCCCAGgggcgctgctgctgctgctgctgctgggggcgTTGGGGGCGCCATTCGCCCCGG gcgCCCGCGGCTCGGAGGCGGAGGGCCGACTCCGCGAGAAACTTTTCTCGGGCTATGATAGCTCGGTGAGGCCGGCGCGGGAGGTGGGAGACCGCGTCGGGGTCAGCATTGGTCTCAGCCTAGCGCAATTAATCAGCCTG AACGAGAAGGATGAGGAGATGAGCACAAAGGTCTACTTAGACCTG GAGTGGACTGACTACAGGCTGAGCTGGGACCCTGAGGAGCACGAGGGCATCGATTCACTTCGCATCACTGCCGAATCCGTATGGCTACCAGACGTGGTGCTCCTAAACAA CAACGACGGAAATTTTGATGTTGCTCTGGACATCAGCGTCGTGGTGTCCTCCGACGGCTCCGTGCGCTGGCAGCCCCCGGGCATCTATCGCAGCAGCTGCAGCATCCAG GTCACCTACTTCCCCTTTGACTGGCAGAACTGCACCATGGTGTTCAGTTCCTATAGCTATGACAGCTCAGAAGTCAGTCTGCAGACCGGCTTGGGTCCCGATGGGCAGGAGCGGCAGGAAGTGCACATTCATGAAGGCACCTTTATTG AGAATGGTCAATGGGAGATTATTCACAAGCCTTCTCGGCTAATCCAGCCTCCAGTGGATCCTAGGGGAGGCGGGGAAAGACGGCGTGAAGCAGTCACCTTCTACCTCATCATTCGCCGGAAGCCTCTCTTTTACCTGGTCAACGTCATTGCCCCATGCATCCTCATCACTCTTCTGGCCATCTTCGTCTTCtacctgccaccagatgcag GTAGTATCTACTCCCCATCGCCCAcgtggaagggagagggagaactACACTTCCCAGGAGACTGTGCGGAGGCAGGCGTCCTAAGCTCCCGGAGGATGTCGTG GTTCCAGCCTGAACTGTCTGCCCCAGACCTGCGGCGATTTACCGATGGTCCAAACCGGGCTGTGGGCCTGCCTCCCGAGCTACGGGAGGTCGTTTCCTCAATCAGCTACATCGCTCAACAGCTGCAGGAACAGGAGGCCCACGACGCG CTGAAGGAGGACTGGCAGTTTGTGGCCATGGTGGTGGACCGCCTCTTCCTGTGGACCTTCATCATCTTCACGAGCGTCGGGACCCTCGTCATCTTTCTGGACGCCACGTACCACTTGCCCCCTCCCGACCCCTTTCCTTGA